One Georgenia wutianyii DNA segment encodes these proteins:
- a CDS encoding ATP-grasp domain-containing protein — MRDIKIVIGSAGRRTYLVGWFMAALAELGLPGEVIVTENDVTSPSFGLAHRSVWMPPYADPAYAEQMLELFTAERPDLFVPLNDFEIDLLSRGLGSRLEEYCDHVLVPSRQAQRNLSDKLAMSQSLAAAGVTTPRTWLAAELDELRGSVDDPVSEYVVKHRFGSGSSGLRFATPSQLDSAVAGSLAELPAPDNDPVPDLPPAARVVVQQRVPGDEYGVDGVFSLTSPTPALTGVLARRKLRMRAGETDKAVTVDPAPFVETVTRLGDLIGPRGLVDIDIIRTADGAQHVIDINPRFGGGYPFCHAAGANVPLYILQSLRGAADPALLEYRTALTVAKYQDVRVVGELDNVEKGS; from the coding sequence ATGAGGGACATCAAGATCGTCATCGGCTCGGCCGGCCGGCGCACCTACCTCGTCGGCTGGTTCATGGCGGCTCTCGCCGAGCTCGGCCTGCCCGGCGAGGTCATCGTGACGGAGAACGACGTGACCAGCCCGAGCTTCGGGCTCGCCCACCGCTCGGTGTGGATGCCGCCCTACGCTGACCCTGCGTACGCCGAGCAGATGCTCGAGCTGTTCACGGCCGAGCGGCCCGACCTCTTCGTCCCGCTCAACGACTTCGAGATCGACCTGCTGTCACGGGGCCTCGGCTCCCGGCTCGAGGAGTACTGCGACCACGTCTTGGTCCCCAGCCGCCAGGCGCAGCGGAACCTCTCGGACAAGCTGGCCATGAGCCAGTCCCTCGCCGCGGCGGGAGTGACGACCCCCCGCACGTGGCTGGCCGCCGAGCTCGACGAGCTGCGCGGCTCGGTCGACGACCCGGTGAGCGAGTACGTCGTCAAGCACCGCTTCGGCAGCGGCTCCTCCGGCCTGCGCTTCGCCACGCCGAGCCAGCTCGACTCCGCCGTCGCCGGGTCCCTCGCCGAGCTCCCGGCCCCCGACAACGACCCCGTCCCCGACCTGCCGCCAGCCGCTCGGGTCGTCGTCCAGCAGCGTGTGCCCGGCGACGAGTACGGCGTGGACGGGGTGTTCTCGCTGACCTCCCCCACCCCGGCGCTGACGGGCGTCCTCGCCCGCCGCAAGCTCCGGATGCGGGCCGGGGAGACCGACAAGGCCGTGACCGTCGACCCCGCCCCGTTCGTCGAGACGGTCACCCGCCTGGGCGATCTCATCGGTCCGCGCGGGCTCGTCGACATCGACATCATCCGCACCGCCGACGGCGCTCAGCACGTCATCGACATCAACCCCCGTTTCGGCGGCGGCTACCCGTTCTGCCACGCCGCCGGCGCGAATGTCCCCCTGTACATCCTCCAGTCCCTGCGCGGCGCCGCCGACCCCGCTCTGCTGGAGTACCGGACGGCGCTGACCGTGGCGAAGTACCAGGACGTGCGGGTCGTCGGCGAGCTGGACAACGTGGAGAAGGGCTCATGA
- a CDS encoding DUF4012 domain-containing protein, with protein sequence MTDTFPSWLEDDTSAPRPSDHGERPRRRRRSGRGRTVLALLITLLLLALLGLMVLFAVQARAAQADLRAAIPLVTQLREQALSGQTDAAAATAEELREHAGAARDAVSGPHWSLAAHVPYLGPNVAAARTATEVVDDLAGDVLPQLVSAAGVVDPARLAPQDGRIDLAPFVEVAPQVVAADEAVDDARERLATIDPEEVLELMRGPLADLTGQVDDVASLTASASRAVQLVPPMLGADEPRDYVLMVQNNAEPRSTGGLTGAFLHLRADDGAVDLVEQLSAGDIGSFPEPVVELSDAEVALFGTQLGRYPGNVTATPDFPRSAELIRAMWTERVGGEVDGVLSLDPVALGSMLSATGPIDVPQEALWAVGAPAGFLGEGSQLTADNAADLMLNGVYREIAEPAAQDAFFELAAAQVFSRAMTGGADPTATVAALVEAADEGRIHVWSAHEPEQALLSGTVLSGELRGDDGDGSPVVGVYVNDLSAAKIAYYQRMEVEVVAEQCHANGAQDLTVSVTLTSEVPDGAATLPASLVGLGRVVPQGDMRSNLLVYAPTGGRITGVRDPAGEVEVLPQVHDDQVVVGRRVHLSPGQSVTTEIDITTGTGLTGDPILRTTPGPGNEMFVSAALTC encoded by the coding sequence GTGACGGACACCTTCCCCAGCTGGCTCGAGGACGACACGTCCGCCCCCCGCCCGAGCGACCACGGCGAGCGTCCCCGCCGTCGACGTCGATCAGGCCGTGGCCGCACGGTCCTGGCGCTGCTCATCACGCTGCTCCTGCTCGCGCTCCTCGGTCTCATGGTCCTGTTCGCCGTGCAGGCCCGGGCGGCGCAGGCCGATCTGCGCGCCGCGATCCCGCTCGTCACCCAGCTGCGCGAGCAGGCGCTCAGCGGGCAGACCGACGCCGCCGCGGCCACGGCGGAGGAGCTGCGGGAGCACGCCGGGGCTGCCCGGGACGCCGTCTCCGGGCCGCACTGGTCGCTGGCCGCGCACGTGCCGTACCTCGGCCCGAACGTCGCCGCGGCACGGACGGCCACCGAGGTGGTCGACGACCTCGCCGGTGACGTGCTGCCCCAGCTCGTCTCCGCGGCGGGCGTCGTCGACCCGGCGCGCCTGGCACCGCAGGACGGTCGGATCGACCTCGCGCCGTTCGTCGAGGTCGCGCCGCAGGTGGTCGCCGCGGACGAGGCTGTCGACGACGCCCGTGAGCGTCTCGCGACCATCGACCCCGAGGAGGTCCTCGAGCTGATGCGCGGCCCGCTCGCGGACCTCACCGGCCAGGTCGACGACGTCGCGAGCCTCACGGCGTCGGCGTCCCGTGCCGTCCAGCTCGTCCCGCCGATGCTCGGTGCCGACGAGCCGCGGGACTACGTCCTCATGGTGCAGAACAACGCCGAGCCCCGGTCCACCGGCGGGCTCACCGGTGCCTTCCTCCACCTGCGGGCCGACGACGGCGCCGTCGACCTCGTCGAGCAGCTCTCCGCCGGTGACATCGGCTCCTTCCCCGAGCCCGTCGTCGAGCTCAGCGACGCCGAGGTCGCCCTGTTCGGGACGCAGCTGGGGCGCTACCCGGGGAACGTCACCGCCACGCCGGACTTCCCGCGCAGCGCCGAGCTCATCCGCGCGATGTGGACGGAGCGCGTCGGGGGCGAGGTCGACGGAGTCCTCTCGCTGGACCCGGTGGCCCTCGGGTCCATGCTCTCGGCCACCGGCCCGATCGACGTCCCGCAGGAGGCCCTGTGGGCGGTCGGCGCTCCAGCCGGATTTCTCGGGGAGGGCTCGCAGCTGACCGCGGACAACGCTGCGGACCTCATGCTCAACGGCGTCTACCGCGAGATCGCGGAGCCCGCCGCCCAGGACGCGTTCTTCGAGCTCGCGGCCGCCCAGGTCTTCTCCCGCGCGATGACCGGCGGCGCCGACCCCACCGCGACGGTCGCCGCCCTCGTCGAGGCCGCTGACGAGGGCAGGATCCACGTGTGGTCCGCCCACGAGCCGGAGCAGGCGCTGCTCAGCGGCACCGTCCTCAGCGGCGAGCTCCGCGGCGACGACGGCGACGGCTCACCCGTCGTCGGCGTGTACGTCAACGACCTCAGCGCCGCGAAGATCGCGTACTACCAACGCATGGAGGTCGAGGTCGTCGCGGAGCAGTGCCACGCGAACGGCGCTCAGGACCTCACGGTCTCGGTCACGCTCACGTCCGAGGTGCCCGACGGCGCGGCTACGCTCCCGGCCTCGCTCGTCGGTCTGGGTCGCGTCGTCCCGCAGGGTGACATGCGCTCGAACCTGCTCGTCTACGCGCCCACGGGCGGGCGCATCACGGGCGTGCGCGACCCGGCCGGCGAGGTCGAGGTCCTCCCACAGGTCCACGACGACCAGGTCGTGGTCGGGCGCCGGGTGCACCTGAGCCCGGGACAGTCCGTGACGACGGAGATCGACATCACCACCGGGACGGGCCTCACGGGCGACCCGATCCTGCGGACGACCCCCGGTCCGGGTAACGAGATGTTCGTCTCCGCCGCGTTGACATGCTGA
- a CDS encoding LPXTG cell wall anchor domain-containing protein: MIRRAIVAVFAAALLVLAPSAALGYSEDDFDVTVSTTNPAPGEAFTVTVTAPSGTDVTLTVTSDDANVGDDDILIAGTKALTKTAVDGQAVFSVTLLEEGAYDLVATDAEGNVLDTITVVVGDGSGAPVTTDGGAAGLPETGATATPLIIGGALLLLVGAAAIYFTRRMKVSA, translated from the coding sequence ATGATTCGACGTGCCATCGTCGCGGTGTTCGCCGCGGCGCTGCTCGTCCTCGCACCGAGTGCCGCTCTCGGCTACTCGGAGGACGACTTCGACGTCACAGTGTCCACGACCAACCCGGCCCCGGGCGAGGCCTTCACGGTCACGGTCACTGCACCCAGCGGGACTGACGTCACGCTGACCGTCACCTCGGACGACGCGAACGTGGGGGACGACGACATTCTCATCGCCGGGACCAAGGCGCTGACGAAGACCGCTGTCGACGGCCAGGCCGTCTTCAGCGTGACTCTGCTCGAGGAGGGGGCCTACGACCTGGTCGCCACGGATGCCGAGGGCAACGTCCTCGACACCATCACTGTCGTCGTGGGTGACGGCTCGGGCGCGCCCGTCACCACCGACGGTGGGGCCGCCGGCCTTCCCGAGACGGGTGCGACGGCCACCCCGCTGATCATCGGCGGCGCGCTGCTGCTGCTCGTCGGCGCCGCGGCCATCTACTTCACCCGCCGCATGAAGGTCTCTGCCTGA
- a CDS encoding polysaccharide biosynthesis tyrosine autokinase: protein MELRDYLHVLRTRWLSIVTVALVTLAATAAATLLTTPEYTSSTRMFFAVQGGETVSDLAQGSTFTEKQMSSYAEVAKSPIVLDPVAEAFGLEQDSRSLASALDVTVAADTTILVISATDEDPVLARDLANAVADELTSTVGGLSPERPDGTETVRATMLSEAQVPQSPSSPNTMRNLALGLVLGLLLGVGVALLRQVLDTKVRDENDIAAVTDASPLAIVPIDTAATDHPVFMHDDSMGMRAEAIRRLRTNLQFVDFGDRPSSIVVTSSVPAEGKTTTAINLAASLADAGARVVLVDADLRRPTVAKYMGFEGRVGLTTVLIGRANVEDVVQPWQGSSLDILPSGQIPPNPSELLGSRAMTRLLEELTSTYDVVILDSPPLLPVTDAAVLSKLAGGTLVVAGADRLQKQQLRASLEALTKVDAHVLGIVLNKAQRKERDRYAYEYYSSQDPTLTGTRSSSRKARGARQVTEPEPAVANRSTWPGERMSATPRR, encoded by the coding sequence ATGGAACTGCGCGACTACCTGCACGTGCTTCGCACCCGATGGTTGTCCATCGTCACGGTTGCGCTGGTCACCCTGGCAGCGACAGCGGCAGCGACGTTGCTGACGACGCCGGAGTACACGTCATCGACGCGCATGTTCTTCGCGGTGCAGGGCGGTGAGACGGTCTCGGACCTCGCTCAGGGCTCGACCTTCACCGAGAAGCAGATGTCCTCCTACGCGGAGGTCGCCAAGTCCCCGATCGTCCTCGACCCCGTCGCCGAGGCCTTCGGCCTCGAGCAGGACTCCCGCAGCCTGGCGTCGGCCCTTGACGTCACCGTCGCGGCCGACACCACGATCCTCGTCATCTCGGCGACCGACGAGGACCCGGTGCTGGCTCGCGACCTGGCCAACGCCGTCGCCGACGAGCTCACGTCCACCGTCGGCGGCCTCTCCCCCGAGCGGCCCGACGGCACCGAGACGGTCCGCGCCACGATGCTCAGCGAGGCGCAGGTCCCCCAGTCCCCGTCGTCGCCCAACACGATGCGCAACCTCGCGCTCGGCCTCGTCCTCGGCCTGCTGCTCGGTGTCGGCGTCGCGCTGCTGCGGCAGGTGCTCGACACGAAGGTCCGCGACGAGAACGACATCGCCGCCGTCACCGACGCGAGCCCGCTCGCCATCGTGCCGATCGACACCGCAGCGACCGACCATCCCGTCTTCATGCATGACGACTCCATGGGCATGCGCGCCGAGGCGATCCGCCGGCTCCGGACGAACCTCCAGTTCGTCGACTTCGGGGACCGGCCGAGCTCGATAGTCGTCACCTCCTCCGTCCCGGCCGAGGGCAAGACGACCACGGCGATCAACCTCGCCGCCTCGCTCGCCGACGCCGGCGCGCGGGTGGTGCTCGTCGACGCCGATCTCCGCCGCCCGACCGTGGCCAAGTACATGGGCTTCGAGGGACGCGTCGGCCTCACCACCGTCCTCATCGGCCGAGCCAACGTCGAGGACGTCGTCCAGCCCTGGCAGGGCTCCTCCCTCGACATCCTGCCCTCCGGTCAGATCCCGCCGAACCCGAGCGAGCTGCTCGGCTCGCGGGCCATGACGCGCCTGCTCGAGGAGCTCACCAGCACGTACGACGTCGTCATCCTCGACAGCCCGCCGCTCCTGCCGGTCACCGACGCCGCTGTCCTCAGCAAGCTCGCCGGTGGCACCCTCGTCGTCGCCGGCGCGGACCGCCTGCAGAAGCAGCAGCTGCGGGCCTCGCTCGAGGCACTGACCAAGGTCGACGCCCACGTCCTCGGGATCGTGCTCAACAAGGCGCAGCGCAAGGAGCGCGACCGGTACGCCTACGAGTACTACAGCAGCCAGGACCCCACGCTCACCGGGACCCGCTCGTCCTCGCGCAAAGCGCGTGGCGCTCGACAGGTCACCGAGCCCGAGCCTGCCGTCGCGAACCGGTCCACGTGGCCCGGCGAGCGGATGTCCGCCACTCCTCGCCGCTGA
- a CDS encoding lipopolysaccharide biosynthesis protein, translating to MSRRFTHPAYALLAGQVVTAGVAFAINFLSSSVMPPDQRGTLAFFIQLSYIATTLGLLGVERPYVAERTGVSFPTAVRELGRLTRSVWVGAALLVVAAFVTGWVSGWFLALLLAMSATYVVSNAAVRRVRIAYVVSRDRRTFVTNTIAVQCGLLGLGVVLYLLDVSSPAAWLGAYALSSAAAMVTSARARRRSREEHVSTSQLARVRREGLRLIPASLGNTALLRSDRLMMPFLSSAAELGIYVTVATVMEVGAWPIQQWVDASLGRLRSRAAGSNRGLVIKLFLGVVSLTVVIGVLAYFAISLLLPEEYHRSLELIPILGAGTVVYAMTRLQHGWLIAEGRPGLVSVAETVGLVASAVLYVGLIPPFGAMGAAIGSGIGHCILFGTTWALRRRANRA from the coding sequence GTGAGCCGCCGGTTCACCCATCCCGCCTACGCCCTGCTCGCGGGGCAGGTGGTCACCGCGGGCGTCGCCTTCGCCATCAACTTCCTCTCCTCGAGCGTGATGCCGCCGGACCAGCGCGGCACCCTGGCCTTCTTCATCCAGCTGTCCTACATCGCGACCACTCTCGGGCTCCTGGGCGTCGAGCGGCCCTACGTGGCCGAACGGACGGGGGTCTCCTTCCCCACCGCCGTGAGGGAGCTCGGCCGGCTGACGAGGTCGGTGTGGGTCGGGGCCGCGCTCCTGGTGGTCGCCGCCTTCGTCACCGGGTGGGTCTCGGGCTGGTTCCTGGCACTCCTGCTCGCGATGTCGGCCACCTACGTCGTCTCCAACGCCGCTGTGCGCAGGGTCCGGATCGCCTACGTCGTCAGCCGTGACCGCCGGACCTTCGTCACGAACACCATCGCGGTGCAGTGCGGGCTGCTCGGGCTGGGGGTCGTGCTCTACCTCCTCGACGTGAGCTCGCCGGCCGCCTGGCTGGGCGCCTACGCCCTGAGCAGCGCCGCGGCGATGGTGACGAGCGCCCGCGCACGCCGTCGGTCGCGCGAGGAGCACGTGTCCACGAGCCAGCTGGCGCGTGTCCGGCGCGAGGGGCTCAGGCTCATCCCCGCCTCGCTGGGCAACACCGCGCTCCTCCGCTCGGACCGTCTGATGATGCCTTTCCTCTCGTCGGCTGCGGAGCTGGGCATCTACGTCACCGTCGCGACGGTGATGGAGGTCGGTGCCTGGCCGATCCAGCAGTGGGTGGACGCCTCCCTGGGGCGGCTGCGCTCACGCGCCGCCGGCAGCAACCGAGGCCTCGTCATCAAGCTCTTCCTCGGGGTGGTGAGCCTCACCGTCGTCATCGGCGTGCTCGCCTACTTCGCGATCAGTCTGCTCCTGCCCGAGGAGTACCACCGGTCGCTGGAGCTCATCCCGATCCTCGGCGCGGGCACCGTCGTCTACGCGATGACGCGCCTCCAGCACGGCTGGCTGATCGCCGAGGGCCGTCCAGGCCTCGTGTCCGTCGCCGAGACGGTCGGGCTCGTGGCCTCCGCCGTCCTCTACGTCGGGCTCATCCCGCCCTTCGGGGCGATGGGTGCGGCGATCGGCTCCGGCATCGGGCACTGCATCCTGTTCGGCACGACCTGGGCGCTGCGGCGCCGCGCCAACAGGGCGTAG
- a CDS encoding phenylacetate--CoA ligase family protein, with protein MTLPVAARQTAFRLVDTARGSRTRTAVEEITRTLARPGDPASAELHARRLRGMLVHAATTARAFAGCSPDDLASYPVTDKNIIRERLDDYRSSAHTDGKLRRVSTSGSTGTPFASFQDPGKVARNSADTIAFARRIGYDVGAPVYYFTVWPARRGLAAVKQRLQNLTPVDVTRLDADQVAQVARRMSRAGDGANLIGYASAIEQFCVLVREQGISLPSGAVNSVLATSEAPSPGLAALVESVLRRPLSVRYSNIENGILAQRQPGASSYQLNTASYHVELLDLDTDGPAAPGEPGRIVVTDLFNRAMPFVRYDTGDVGYWHVGADGQADTSRLAGIEGRRSDLIYDADDALLSTHFVAKVMNEYVDVRQYQLVQTGQGAYTVRLNAPQDVARDERIAADFRRELGSGAQLTIEHTDEIPLLASGKRRRIISNWSPDR; from the coding sequence ATGACGCTACCTGTCGCAGCACGACAGACCGCCTTCCGGCTCGTCGACACCGCCCGTGGCTCACGGACGAGGACGGCGGTCGAGGAGATCACCCGGACCCTGGCACGCCCCGGGGACCCCGCGAGCGCCGAGCTCCACGCCCGCCGGCTGCGCGGGATGCTCGTGCATGCGGCCACGACGGCCCGCGCCTTCGCCGGCTGCTCCCCCGACGACCTCGCCTCCTACCCGGTGACCGACAAGAACATCATCCGCGAGCGTCTCGACGACTACAGGTCCTCCGCGCACACCGACGGCAAGCTCCGCCGCGTGTCGACGAGCGGCTCGACCGGCACGCCCTTCGCCTCCTTCCAGGACCCTGGCAAGGTGGCGCGGAACTCGGCCGACACCATCGCCTTCGCCCGCCGGATCGGCTACGACGTCGGTGCGCCGGTGTACTACTTCACGGTCTGGCCGGCGAGGAGGGGCCTCGCCGCCGTCAAGCAGCGTCTCCAGAACCTCACCCCGGTCGACGTCACCCGCCTGGACGCCGACCAGGTCGCCCAGGTCGCCCGCCGCATGAGCCGGGCGGGTGACGGCGCGAACCTCATCGGCTACGCCTCCGCCATCGAGCAGTTCTGCGTCCTGGTGCGCGAGCAGGGCATCTCGCTGCCGTCCGGAGCGGTCAACTCGGTGCTGGCCACCTCGGAGGCCCCGAGCCCGGGCCTGGCCGCTCTCGTGGAGTCGGTGCTGAGGCGTCCGCTGAGCGTGCGGTACTCCAACATCGAGAACGGCATCCTCGCGCAGCGCCAGCCGGGGGCGTCCTCCTACCAGCTCAACACAGCCAGCTACCACGTCGAGCTCCTCGACCTGGACACCGACGGCCCAGCCGCCCCGGGAGAGCCCGGCCGGATCGTCGTCACCGACCTGTTCAACCGCGCCATGCCCTTCGTCCGGTACGACACCGGTGATGTCGGGTACTGGCACGTCGGCGCGGACGGGCAGGCGGACACCTCGAGGCTGGCCGGCATCGAGGGCAGGCGCTCGGACCTCATCTACGACGCCGACGACGCCCTGCTGTCGACCCACTTCGTCGCCAAGGTGATGAACGAGTACGTCGACGTCAGGCAGTACCAGCTCGTCCAGACCGGGCAGGGCGCCTACACCGTCCGCCTCAACGCCCCGCAGGACGTTGCGCGCGACGAGCGCATCGCCGCCGACTTCAGGCGTGAGCTCGGCAGCGGTGCCCAGCTCACGATCGAGCACACCGACGAGATCCCCCTCCTCGCGTCCGGCAAGAGACGCAGGATCATCAGCAACTGGTCCCCGGACAGGTGA
- a CDS encoding glycosyltransferase family 4 protein, with translation MKITYIHQHYSQLPAEGGLSRPWQFARRLAADGHEVTLIAGSRQARTTYVEGVRIVHVRAPYANAAGPVKRIVAFLLFVLRATLLAVRTPADVVFASSTPLTVAVPGMIGALTNRARFVFEVRDLWPTVPIELGVLTNPVLKALARGLERLTYRRADTVIALSDDMAAGVRSVNGTVPVVVIPNASDFSLFPDPSETPEIRAEQGWEPEETVLVYAGSFGRIYNLGWVVDLAAALRSQGVRVVMYGNGGTMPALRQRATKHGLDVDSLLPGRVRRQDLARVLSAADATISSVLRLTCLEPASINKVFESMAAQKPVLFNHDGWLTELMTEHRAGWRLDDDPAKAALQVQDILARPEQLREAGERSAELGRERFDRDKLYVGFRAAVVGA, from the coding sequence GTGAAGATCACGTACATCCACCAGCACTACTCCCAGCTCCCCGCCGAGGGCGGCCTGAGCCGGCCGTGGCAGTTCGCCCGTCGGCTGGCCGCCGACGGCCACGAGGTGACGCTCATCGCCGGTTCCCGCCAGGCCCGGACGACGTACGTCGAGGGCGTGCGCATCGTCCACGTCCGTGCCCCGTACGCGAACGCTGCCGGCCCGGTGAAGCGGATCGTCGCCTTCCTGCTCTTCGTCCTGCGGGCGACCCTGCTCGCCGTGCGGACCCCGGCCGACGTCGTCTTCGCCAGCAGCACCCCGCTCACGGTGGCGGTGCCCGGCATGATCGGTGCGCTCACCAACAGGGCGCGCTTCGTCTTCGAGGTCCGCGACCTGTGGCCCACCGTCCCGATCGAGCTCGGCGTCCTCACCAACCCGGTGCTCAAGGCCCTCGCGCGTGGGCTCGAACGGCTCACCTACCGCCGGGCGGACACCGTCATCGCCCTCTCGGACGACATGGCCGCCGGGGTGCGGAGCGTCAACGGTACGGTGCCCGTCGTCGTCATCCCCAACGCGAGCGACTTCTCCCTCTTCCCCGATCCCTCGGAGACGCCGGAGATCCGCGCGGAGCAGGGCTGGGAGCCGGAGGAGACGGTCCTGGTCTACGCCGGGAGCTTCGGCCGCATCTACAACCTCGGCTGGGTGGTGGACCTCGCGGCCGCGCTGCGCTCCCAGGGCGTGCGCGTGGTGATGTACGGGAACGGCGGCACGATGCCCGCACTGCGGCAGCGTGCCACGAAGCACGGCCTCGACGTCGACTCCCTGCTCCCCGGCCGTGTCCGGCGCCAGGACCTCGCCCGCGTCCTGTCGGCGGCGGATGCCACCATCTCCAGCGTGCTGCGTCTCACGTGCCTCGAGCCGGCATCGATCAACAAGGTCTTCGAGTCGATGGCGGCGCAGAAGCCCGTGCTCTTCAACCACGACGGCTGGCTCACCGAGCTCATGACCGAGCACCGTGCCGGCTGGAGGCTCGACGACGACCCGGCCAAGGCGGCGCTCCAGGTCCAGGACATCCTGGCGCGCCCCGAGCAGCTCCGCGAGGCCGGCGAGCGCAGCGCCGAGCTCGGGCGCGAGCGCTTCGACCGCGACAAGCTCTACGTCGGCTTCCGCGCGGCGGTGGTCGGCGCGTGA
- a CDS encoding beta propeller repeat protein, with protein MASRSSRRLPVAGLGALVLLNVVLVALLVTRPTTPVVDAADRPATVTPGVEATTPPTKQETDGLAEVERLARSGRLLVNVDGTTAWRATAGSCGEAGTVERSVDGGLTWQELPVDLAPVSRLRALGPESLSVIGGGAGCAPTYLSSSTAGASWTANDQYLDGSWYLVPGDTDLMGAPAGTVETPCEAVQLAALDTAHAAVLCADVSLALTADGGATWTRHTPDVRARAVGLTDEGYVVAGAWEACADTLAVALIRPDGSAGEEPTCSGVVAPSGEDLAVSAAGGRVWVWTGDEVTVTP; from the coding sequence ATGGCATCGCGCTCCAGCCGCCGACTCCCCGTGGCGGGCCTCGGCGCCCTCGTCCTGCTCAACGTCGTGCTCGTCGCCCTGCTGGTGACCCGCCCGACCACTCCCGTCGTCGACGCCGCGGACAGACCTGCGACGGTGACCCCCGGCGTGGAGGCGACCACGCCGCCGACGAAGCAGGAGACCGACGGCCTCGCTGAGGTGGAGCGGCTCGCCCGGTCGGGGCGGCTGCTCGTCAACGTCGACGGCACGACGGCGTGGCGGGCGACGGCGGGATCCTGCGGCGAGGCCGGGACGGTGGAGCGCAGCGTGGACGGCGGGCTGACGTGGCAGGAGCTGCCCGTCGACCTCGCTCCGGTGAGCCGACTGCGCGCCCTGGGGCCCGAGTCGCTCTCCGTCATCGGTGGGGGAGCGGGCTGCGCGCCCACGTACCTCTCCTCCTCGACCGCCGGAGCCTCCTGGACGGCGAACGACCAGTACCTCGACGGCTCCTGGTACCTCGTGCCGGGCGACACCGATCTCATGGGGGCGCCTGCGGGAACGGTGGAGACACCCTGCGAGGCGGTCCAGCTCGCCGCGCTCGACACGGCGCACGCCGCCGTCCTGTGCGCCGACGTCAGCCTCGCACTCACGGCCGACGGCGGGGCGACGTGGACGCGGCACACCCCCGACGTCCGGGCGCGGGCTGTCGGTCTGACCGACGAGGGCTACGTGGTGGCCGGTGCCTGGGAGGCGTGCGCGGACACCCTCGCCGTCGCCCTTATCCGTCCTGACGGCAGCGCAGGGGAGGAGCCGACGTGCAGCGGCGTGGTGGCCCCCAGCGGTGAGGATCTTGCCGTGTCCGCGGCAGGTGGACGGGTGTGGGTGTGGACCGGTGACGAGGTCACCGTCACGCCGTGA
- a CDS encoding GNAT family N-acetyltransferase: MGSGEPITCVPLVEEHLPARVEWLNDPRVRAGITISFQASLEDTVTWFRKAAEDETRADFACVSQDGSPVSMFGITDIADGSAALYLYVAPDLHAKGIGRLTMVHLLKEAQRLGLTEVRLEVKAENTSAVRLYERFGFHVTGEVPGEAKLKMTAVVR; encoded by the coding sequence GTGCCGCTCGTCGAGGAGCACCTCCCCGCCCGGGTCGAGTGGCTCAACGACCCACGGGTGCGCGCCGGGATCACCATCTCCTTCCAGGCGTCGCTCGAGGACACCGTCACGTGGTTCCGGAAGGCAGCCGAGGACGAGACCAGGGCCGACTTCGCCTGCGTCTCGCAGGACGGCTCGCCCGTGTCCATGTTCGGCATCACCGACATCGCCGACGGGAGTGCCGCCCTGTACCTCTACGTGGCACCCGACCTGCACGCGAAGGGCATCGGTCGTCTCACCATGGTCCACCTGCTCAAGGAGGCGCAGCGGCTCGGCCTCACCGAGGTGCGCCTCGAGGTCAAGGCCGAGAACACCTCGGCCGTCCGGCTGTACGAGCGCTTCGGCTTCCACGTGACCGGAGAGGTCCCGGGAGAGGCGAAGCTCAAGATGACGGCGGTCGTGCGATGA
- a CDS encoding CAP domain-containing protein has product MMGRSVGALRLAGCLGVVAAALGACGAGAAHPEPAAPPGATPEDPSGYAAELVELTNETRYAEGLQPLAASDCARQAAVARATDLVGQEELVHAPLGPVIQECAPFTTAAENLVNSTAEPADVVAAWLDSSGHRANLLDPALTEIGIGCVPDGARLLCSQLFLGP; this is encoded by the coding sequence ATGATGGGCAGAAGTGTCGGCGCACTGCGGCTGGCCGGCTGTCTCGGTGTGGTCGCGGCCGCGCTCGGCGCCTGCGGCGCCGGTGCCGCCCACCCCGAGCCCGCGGCGCCCCCCGGCGCGACACCGGAGGACCCCTCGGGGTATGCGGCCGAGCTCGTCGAGCTCACCAACGAGACCCGTTACGCCGAGGGCCTCCAGCCGCTCGCGGCATCCGACTGCGCCCGGCAGGCGGCCGTGGCTCGCGCGACGGACCTCGTCGGGCAGGAGGAGCTCGTCCATGCACCGCTGGGGCCGGTGATCCAGGAGTGCGCGCCGTTCACCACCGCGGCCGAGAACCTCGTCAACAGCACCGCGGAACCCGCCGACGTCGTCGCGGCGTGGCTGGACTCCTCCGGTCACCGGGCGAACCTCCTCGACCCGGCCCTCACCGAGATCGGGATCGGGTGCGTCCCCGACGGCGCGCGACTGCTGTGCTCCCAGCTCTTCCTCGGACCCTGA